One genomic window of Longimicrobium sp. includes the following:
- the bshC gene encoding bacillithiol biosynthesis cysteine-adding enzyme BshC: MADDYQSGLPGAARFFSGHPRDLESFRQKLTEVQGRFGRREREMAAAAVRPTSARAAERLASFVEQGGAMVTTGQQTGLFTGPMYTIHKILTAIRLAEALERELGIVVLPVFWCASEDHDFAEVNHAFGVDGAGKLRRLCVVATDRRPLTMSEMRLGEDVEIVAGEWRELVSHHGSNAVDLRGILDPYTPGETVAGAFRGTVERLFAAFDLLVTDAADPALKQASVHILQQDVTDAAIHERLLRERTAEMEAAGYPGQVTLVEDAANVFYHGPAGRERLARVGDAWVAGDARERFTVPEVTARMAAEPTSFSPNVFLRPVVESAVFPTLAYVGGPAEVAYFAQIAPLFDAYGIRPPVAYPRFSVRLVPDVAEQAASALGVADDELRMPEHELLARMARNRLPAEVHESLAALRTTLVERFGSVMDAAEGIDPNLEGAIGARRNRALLAVAEAERKILSHAKKRDRGLTHDLPLVRNYLMPLGAPQERTLNVMPFLAMQSTLLHDVAAAMDIRFGAGDGAVHAPAPGPNT, from the coding sequence TTGGCCGACGACTACCAGTCGGGCTTGCCGGGGGCCGCGCGATTCTTTTCCGGGCACCCGCGCGACCTGGAATCCTTCCGCCAGAAGCTGACGGAGGTGCAGGGTCGGTTCGGAAGGCGGGAGCGGGAGATGGCGGCCGCGGCCGTGCGCCCCACCTCCGCCCGCGCGGCGGAGCGGCTGGCGAGCTTCGTGGAGCAGGGCGGCGCGATGGTGACCACCGGCCAGCAGACGGGGCTGTTCACCGGCCCCATGTACACCATCCACAAGATCCTCACCGCCATCCGGCTGGCCGAAGCGCTGGAGCGGGAGCTGGGAATTGTCGTTCTGCCCGTCTTCTGGTGCGCCTCCGAGGACCATGATTTCGCCGAAGTGAACCATGCCTTCGGCGTCGACGGGGCGGGGAAGCTGCGCCGCCTGTGTGTCGTGGCGACGGATCGGCGGCCGTTAACGATGAGCGAAATGCGGCTGGGCGAGGATGTAGAAATCGTAGCAGGTGAGTGGCGGGAACTTGTTTCCCACCATGGGAGTAACGCCGTTGATCTACGGGGAATTTTAGATCCTTATACGCCGGGAGAGACGGTGGCGGGCGCGTTCCGCGGGACGGTCGAGAGGCTGTTCGCGGCCTTCGACCTGCTGGTGACCGACGCTGCGGATCCAGCCCTGAAGCAAGCCTCCGTCCACATCCTGCAGCAGGATGTAACAGATGCGGCGATCCACGAGCGGCTGTTGCGCGAGCGGACAGCGGAGATGGAGGCGGCCGGGTACCCCGGGCAGGTGACCCTGGTGGAGGACGCAGCCAACGTCTTCTACCACGGGCCGGCTGGCCGCGAGCGGCTGGCCCGCGTGGGAGACGCGTGGGTAGCCGGCGACGCCCGCGAGCGGTTCACTGTCCCAGAGGTCACTGCGCGGATGGCTGCCGAGCCGACGTCGTTCAGCCCCAACGTGTTCCTGCGGCCCGTGGTGGAATCGGCGGTGTTCCCGACGCTGGCGTACGTCGGCGGGCCGGCGGAGGTCGCTTACTTCGCGCAGATCGCGCCGCTGTTCGACGCCTACGGCATCCGCCCGCCCGTGGCGTATCCCCGCTTTTCCGTGCGCCTGGTGCCGGACGTGGCCGAACAAGCCGCATCCGCGCTGGGCGTCGCCGACGACGAGCTGCGGATGCCGGAGCACGAGCTGCTGGCCCGGATGGCTCGCAACCGCCTGCCCGCGGAGGTACACGAGAGCCTTGCCGCGCTGCGCACGACCCTGGTGGAGCGCTTCGGGTCGGTGATGGACGCGGCGGAGGGGATCGATCCCAACCTGGAGGGGGCCATCGGCGCGCGGCGGAACCGTGCGCTCCTGGCCGTCGCCGAGGCCGAGCGGAAGATCCTCTCCCACGCCAAGAAGCGCGACCGCGGGCTGACGCACGACCTTCCCCTCGTCCGCAACTACCTGATGCCGCTGGGCGCGCCGCAGGAGCGCACGCTGAACGTGATGCCGTTCCTGGCGATGCAGTCCACGCTGCTGCACGACGTCGCCGCGGCGATGGATATCCGCTTCGGGGCGGGGGATGGCGCGGTCCATGCACCCGCGCCCGGGCCAAATACCTGA
- a CDS encoding addiction module protein — protein MFEEIESAALQLSRGDRARLTERLLASLDEDPAIEQAWEAEIARRVRAYRTGEMKTYSFEEVDAIVEGMLGSAEGES, from the coding sequence ATGTTCGAAGAAATCGAAAGCGCTGCGTTGCAATTGTCCCGAGGGGACAGGGCGCGCTTGACGGAGCGGCTCCTGGCCAGCCTCGACGAGGATCCCGCAATTGAACAGGCGTGGGAGGCCGAGATCGCGCGCCGCGTCCGAGCGTATCGGACGGGAGAGATGAAAACCTACTCGTTCGAAGAGGTTGATGCGATCGTAGAAGGAATGCTTGGATCGGCAGAGGGCGAGTCGTGA
- a CDS encoding 23S rRNA (pseudouridine(1915)-N(3))-methyltransferase RlmH, with protein MKLVVASVGKAKGAIGDAIGEYESRVRRYFAFEAHEVKEEQYRGRGDAARVRDEEGKRLLARVPAGAEIVALHETGRAWDSHKLASYLADLQVRSSPGVAFLIGGAYGLSDEILSRASHLLALGSMTLSHELARLVLVEQLYRAGTINRGEPYHKGRE; from the coding sequence GTGAAGCTCGTTGTGGCGTCGGTCGGGAAGGCGAAGGGGGCGATCGGGGACGCGATCGGCGAGTACGAGTCGCGGGTGCGGCGGTACTTTGCATTCGAGGCGCACGAGGTGAAGGAGGAGCAGTACCGCGGGCGGGGCGACGCGGCCCGGGTGCGCGACGAGGAAGGGAAGCGGCTGCTGGCCCGCGTGCCGGCTGGTGCGGAGATCGTGGCGCTGCACGAAACGGGGAGGGCGTGGGACTCGCACAAGCTCGCCTCGTACCTCGCGGACCTGCAGGTGCGCTCCAGCCCCGGCGTCGCGTTCCTGATCGGCGGCGCCTACGGGCTGTCGGACGAGATCCTGTCGCGCGCCAGCCACTTGCTGGCGCTTGGGTCGATGACGCTGTCGCATGAGCTCGCGCGCCTCGTGCTGGTGGAGCAGCTGTACCGTGCCGGCACCATCAACCGCGGCGAGCCGTATCACAAGGGGAGGGAGTGA
- the murJ gene encoding murein biosynthesis integral membrane protein MurJ — MSRDGAPPPPDLPEEDDDRTLLQPPPVRHRPADGLLQPDPDATMEMPALEALEDASASYDPADEAVEPPAMVPKAAKSSGSASMLVAAGILLSRIAGLVRARVFAQYFGTSLYADVFAAGLRMPNLLQNLLGEGTLSASFIPVYSELLHQGREKEAGRVAGAIFSLLFAAAAALSLVGVFFAPFLVTIFFPGLEGERHELTVTVTRIIFPMAGILVLSAWSLGILNSHRSFFLPYFAPVLWNAAMIGTLLIFGSGMALDKLVIALAWGALAGGVLQFLVQLPKVLRLNRELRVTWAPKLEGVREAVRNAGPAVMGRGVVQISGYLDYFLASLLAVGALATLQYAQLLYILPVSLFGMAVAAAELPELARQRAEGAEVLRKRASGALERIAFYIVPSFIAMTVLGDVVVATLFQAGGFKRADTLVVWLTLVGFSIGLLATTASRLLSSTFFALRDTKTPARYAIVRVVLSVVLSVGLMLQFEAVNFEKLGFQIPGGLWSDVTIGGKPLGTVGLALGGGIAAWVEWWLLKRSLRGTIGPVGAGAGPLLRMFISAGAGAAAAYGLRFVVPPDALLPIFRGAIILGAFGVVYFGVAAALGLEQSTAIFRRVKGMAGRR, encoded by the coding sequence ATGAGCCGCGACGGAGCCCCGCCGCCTCCCGACCTTCCCGAAGAAGACGACGATCGGACGCTGCTGCAGCCCCCGCCCGTTCGGCACCGGCCGGCGGACGGGCTGCTGCAGCCGGATCCGGACGCCACGATGGAAATGCCGGCGCTGGAGGCGCTGGAGGACGCGTCCGCGTCGTACGACCCGGCCGACGAGGCCGTGGAGCCGCCGGCAATGGTGCCCAAGGCGGCCAAGAGCTCGGGTTCCGCGTCGATGCTGGTGGCCGCGGGCATCCTGCTCAGCCGCATCGCCGGCCTGGTGCGGGCCCGCGTGTTCGCGCAGTACTTCGGCACCTCGCTCTACGCGGACGTGTTCGCGGCCGGGCTTCGCATGCCCAACCTGCTGCAGAACCTGCTGGGCGAAGGCACCCTCAGCGCCTCGTTCATCCCCGTCTATTCGGAACTGCTGCACCAGGGGCGGGAAAAGGAGGCCGGACGCGTCGCGGGCGCCATCTTCTCGCTGCTGTTCGCCGCGGCGGCCGCGCTCTCGCTCGTCGGCGTGTTCTTCGCGCCGTTCCTGGTCACCATCTTCTTTCCCGGGCTGGAAGGCGAGCGCCACGAGCTGACCGTCACCGTCACGCGCATCATCTTTCCCATGGCGGGAATTCTGGTGCTTTCGGCGTGGTCGCTCGGCATTCTGAACAGCCATCGCAGCTTCTTCCTGCCGTACTTTGCCCCGGTGCTGTGGAACGCGGCGATGATCGGCACGCTGCTGATCTTCGGCAGCGGGATGGCGCTGGACAAGCTGGTGATCGCGCTGGCGTGGGGCGCGCTGGCGGGCGGCGTGCTGCAGTTCCTGGTGCAGCTTCCCAAGGTGCTGCGGCTGAACCGCGAGCTGCGGGTGACGTGGGCGCCCAAGCTGGAGGGGGTGCGCGAAGCGGTGCGCAACGCGGGCCCGGCGGTGATGGGGCGCGGCGTGGTGCAGATCAGCGGCTACCTGGACTATTTCCTGGCCTCCCTGCTGGCCGTGGGCGCCCTGGCCACGCTGCAGTACGCGCAGCTGCTGTACATCCTTCCCGTGAGCCTGTTCGGCATGGCCGTGGCCGCGGCGGAGCTGCCGGAGCTGGCTCGCCAGCGCGCCGAAGGAGCCGAGGTTCTGCGCAAGCGCGCGTCCGGCGCGCTGGAGCGCATCGCGTTCTACATCGTTCCCTCGTTCATCGCCATGACGGTGCTGGGCGACGTGGTGGTGGCCACGCTCTTCCAGGCGGGCGGGTTCAAGCGCGCGGACACGCTGGTCGTCTGGCTGACGCTCGTGGGCTTTTCCATCGGCCTGCTGGCGACGACGGCGTCGCGCCTGCTCTCGTCCACCTTCTTCGCGCTCCGCGATACGAAGACGCCGGCGCGGTACGCCATCGTGCGCGTGGTGCTTTCCGTCGTCCTGTCCGTCGGGCTGATGCTGCAGTTCGAGGCCGTGAACTTCGAGAAGCTCGGCTTTCAGATTCCCGGCGGCCTGTGGTCCGACGTGACGATCGGCGGAAAGCCGCTGGGCACGGTGGGGCTGGCGCTGGGCGGCGGCATCGCGGCCTGGGTGGAGTGGTGGCTGCTGAAGCGCTCGCTGCGCGGGACCATCGGCCCGGTCGGGGCGGGGGCGGGCCCCCTGCTGCGCATGTTCATCAGCGCGGGGGCGGGCGCCGCCGCGGCGTACGGCCTGCGCTTCGTGGTTCCGCCGGATGCGCTGCTCCCCATCTTCCGCGGCGCCATCATCCTGGGCGCGTTCGGCGTCGTCTACTTCGGCGTCGCGGCGGCGCTGGGGCTGGAGCAGTCCACGGCCATCTTCCGGCGGGTGAAGGGGATGGCGGGCCGGCGCTGA